A window from Citrus sinensis cultivar Valencia sweet orange chromosome 5, DVS_A1.0, whole genome shotgun sequence encodes these proteins:
- the LOC102613154 gene encoding ras-related protein Rab7, translating into MSRRRTLLKVIVLGDSGVGKTSLMNQYVHKKFSQQYKATIGADFVTKELQIDDRLVTLQIWDTAGQERFQSLGVAFYRGADCCVLVYDVNVMKSFDTLDNWHEEFLKQANPADPRTFPFILLGNKIDIDGGNSRVVSEKKAKDWCASKGNIPYFETSAKEDVNVDAAFLSIARAALANEREQDIYFQGIPEAPSENEQRGGCAC; encoded by the exons ATGTCACGTAGACGAACTTTGCTCAAGGTCATCGTTCTTGGCGACAGTgg AGTCGGCAAGACGTCGCTGATGAACCA ATACGTGCATAAGAAATTTAGTCAGCAGTATAAAGCTACAATTGGAGCTGATTTTGTCACTAAAGAACTCCAAATTGATGATAGGCTTGTCACGCTACAA ATTTGGGACACAGCTGGACAAGAGAGATTTCAGAGTCTTGGGGTTGCTTTCTACAGAGGGGCAGATTGCTGTGTTCTAGTTTATGATGTCAATGTTATGAAGTCTTTTGATACTCTTGACAATTGGCACGAGGAGTTTCTTAAACAG GCTAACCCAGCTGATCCAAGGACGTTTCCCTTTATATTGCTTGGAAACAAGATTGATATCGATGGTGGGAACAGTCGAGTG GTGTCTGAGAAGAAAGCCAAGGACTGGTGTGCTTCCAAAGGCAACATACCTTACTTTGAGACCTCAGCAAAGGAGGATGTCAATGTTGATGCTGCATTCTTGTCTATTGCAAGAGCTGCTCTAGCCAATGAGCGTGAACAAGACAT ATATTTCCAGGGTATCCCTGAGGCACCTTCAGAGAATGAGCAAAGAGGTG
- the LOC102613439 gene encoding uncharacterized protein LOC102613439 codes for MEMEREKLINEEIEEERKPITNGSPTNQTPETVKTKVPEVEIHLYRRGEGPIAVFKSSLVGWDQDQLDVREILDKYGFKSVYAFSTGVGRGVPIRFNRRNGRSMLGYKDGSVVYMDGEPQDSMIKPVTKILFGLTVITLLITLLFKDRPEWINKLNVPGWNFPPWVIACVVIVFTRIRKRTRNFFMK; via the exons ATGGAAATGGAGAgagaaaaactaataaacGAAGAAATCGAAGAAGAAAGGAAACCGATTACAAACGGGTCACCCACGAACCAGACTCCGGAAACCGTTAAGACGAAAGTCCCCGAAGTCGAGATCCATTTGTACCGTCGCGGCGAGGGTCCGATCGCCGTGTTCAAGTCGAGCTTGGTCGGGTGGGATCAGGACCAGCTCGATGTCCGAGAAATTCTAGACAAGTACGGGTTCAAATCGGTCTACGCATTCTCGACCGGTGTGGGTCGGGGCGTTCCGATCCGGTTTAATCGGCGGAACGGACGGTCTATGCTTGGGTACAAGGATGGCTCTGTTGTTTACATGGACGGCGAACCGCAG GATTCCATGATTAAACCAGTGACCAAGATCTTATTCGGATTAACAGTTATAACGCTTCTGATAACACTCTTATTCAAGGATCGTCCTGAATggattaacaaattaaacgTTCCAGGTTGGAACTTCCCTCCATGGGTCATTGCTTGCGTAGTTATAGTTTTTACTCGTATAAGGAAGAGAACTAGGAACTTTTTTATGAAATAG
- the LOC102613728 gene encoding MA3 DOMAIN-CONTAINING TRANSLATION REGULATORY FACTOR 2, producing the protein MEYKDGFVSKVQRKLVRSLSESADPLTVSALQISTSPKSPRSPKSYSKHGSSRASPSKGSPRGSPRKYDRRQHSPRDGRPKKGGCGGKGTWGGLLDTEDNYFIDPNDPNYDSTEEYERPSAKKSAGDLDEFKKKATIIVEEYFATDDVLSAANELRELRKPNYNYYFVKKLISIAMDRHDKEKEMAAVLLSALYADAIDPPQVYRGFIKLVESADDLIVDIPDTVDVLALFIARAVVDDILPPAFLKKQMAALPKESKGIEVLKRAEKGYLEAPLHAEIIERRWGGSKNKTVEDVKVRINDLLIEYVVSGDKKEAFRCTNDLKVPFFHHEIVKRAVTMAMERRQAEGRLLGLLKEASEEGLINASQITKGFGRIIDTVDDLSLDIPNARGILHSLISKAASEGWLCASSLKSLSSEPEKRLLEDTDTKLFKMKAQSIIQEYFLSGDILEVSGCLESEKKSSLNEVNAIFVKRLITLAMDRKNREKEMASVLLSSLFLPADDVVNGFVMLIESADDTALDNPVVVEDLAMFLARAVVDEVLAPQHLEEIGSQFLGAESIGSKVLQMAKSLLNARLSGERILRCWGGGGGSSRPGWAVEDVKDKIGRLLEEYESGGDVREARRCIKELGMPFFHHEIVKKALVSVIEKKNERLWGLLKECSDSGHITMNQMMKGFGRVEESLDDLALDVPDAKKQFIHYVEKAKAEGWLDSSFWFSKLDNARENGSCQ; encoded by the exons ATGGAGTACAAGGATGGTTTTGTATCAAAAGTTCAACGAAAGCTTGTTCGATCACTTTCAGAGAGTGCAGATCCATTAACTGTATCTGCCCTGCAAATCTCCACATCTCCAAAGTCCCCAAGGTCACCCAAGTCTTATAGCAAACATGGCTCAAGTAGAGCGAGTCCCAGTAAGGGGAGTCCCAGAGGGAGCCCAAGAAAGTATGATCGGCGTCAGCATTCTCCTAGAGATGGTCGGCCTAAAAAGG GTGGCTGTGGGGGAAAAGGTACCTGGGGAGGATTACTTGATACAGAAGACAATTACTTTATTGACCCTAACGATCCCAATTATGATAGCACCGAG GAATATGAACGTCCGAGTGCAAAAAAGTCAGCAGGGGATTTGGATGAGTTCAAAAAGAAGGCAACAATAATTGTGGAGGAATATTTTGCCACTGATGATGTTTTATCAGCTGCAAATGAACTGAGGGAACTTCGAAAGCCTAActataactattattttgTCAAGAAGCTTATCTCTATAGCCATGGATAGGCATgacaaagagaaagaaatggcTGCGGTACTGCTATCCGCGCTTTATGCTGATGCCATTGATCCCCCACAAGTTTACAGAGGTTTTATTAAGTTGGTGGAATCAGCAGATGACTTGATTGTTGATATACCAGACACAGTTGATGTGCTAGCTTTGTTCATTGCGAGAGCTGTGGTTGATGACATATTGCCTCCTGCATttttgaagaaacaaatggcTGCCTTGCCTAAGGAGTCAAAAGGGATTGAAGTATTGAAGAGAGCTGAGAAGGGTTACTTAGAAGCTCCTCTCCATGCTGAAATCATTGAGCGGAGATGGGGAGGTAGCAAGAATAAAACGGTTGAAGATGTGAAGGTTAGGATTAATGATTTGTTGATTGAGTATGTAGTGAGTGGTGACAAGAAAGAGGCTTTCAGATGTACCAATGACTTGAAAGTTCCATTTTTCCACCATGAAATTGTAAAACGAGCTGTTACAATGGCAATGGAGAGGCGCCAAGCTGAAGGAAGGTTACTAGGTTTGCTAAAGGAAGCTTCTGAAGAAGGTTTGATCAATGCTAGTCAAATTACAAAAGGGTTTGGTAGGATAATTGACACGGTTGATGATTTATCACTTGACATTCCGAATGCACGAGGAATTTTGCATTCTTTGATCTCTAAAGCAGCATCTGAAGGCTGGTTGTGTGCTTCATCTTTGAAATCACTCTCATCAGAGCCAGAGAAGAGATTGTTAGAAGATACTGATACAAAATTGTTCAAGATGAAGGCTCAATCAATTATTCAAGAGTATTTCTTGTCAGGTGACATTTTAGAAGTAAGTGGTTGTCTAGAATCAGagaaaaaatcttctttaaaTGAGGTGAATGCTATCTTTGTCAAGAGACTAATAACTCTTGCAATGGACAGGAAAAACAGAGAAAAGGAAATGGCTTCTGTTCTGTTATCATCTCTGTTTCTCCCCGCTGATGATGTCGTTAACGGATTTGTTATGTTGATAGAATCTGCTGATGACACTGCTCTAGACAACCCTGTTGTTGTTGAGGACCTTGCCATGTTTTTGGCTAGAGCAGTGGTGGATGAAGTATTGGCACCACAGCACTTGGAAGAAATTGGAAGCCAGTTTTTGGGGGCAGAATCAATAGGGAGTAAAGTGCTGCAAATGGCAAAGTCATTGCTTAACGCTCGTCTTTCTGGAGAAAGGATTTTAAGGTGTTGGGGTGGAGGAGGGGGAAGCAGCAGGCCTGGATGGGCAGTTGAAGATGTCAAAGACAAAATTGGGAGACTACTAGAGGAGTATGAATCCGGGGGAGACGTTAGGGAGGCTCGCCGATGCATAAAAGAATTAGGCATGCCATTTTTTCACCATGAGATTGTTAAGAAGGCATTGGTGAGTGTCATCGAGAAGAAGAATGAAAGGCTGTGGGGACTGCTCAAGGAGTGTTCTGACTCAGGACACATAACTATGAACCAAATGATGAAGGGCTTTGGCAGAGTTGAAGAATCGCTCGATGACTTGGCGCTGGACGTGCCTGATGCTAAGAAACAATTCATacattatgttgaaaaggccAAGGCTGAAGGTTGGTTAGATTCATCATTTTGGTTTAGCAAACTTGATAATGCAAGGGAGAATGGAAGTTGTCAATGA
- the LOC102614033 gene encoding uncharacterized protein LOC102614033: MSEAKQELISSLQSQLEALQNRVKELEADNAKLLSKLSLCRCEKIEDKVHDGVEDGTTLVEENRKTESGGCKTGKKKVKEKMSGTLNHHFKRYVALKVMYFGQRFYGFASDGNMEPTVESEIFKALEKTRLLVADKKESHYSRCGRTDKGVSSVGQVIAIYLRSNIKECNTNNASMGETVQEEQIEDEIDYVRVLNRVLPKDIRVMGWSPAPTDFSARFSCISRKYKYFFWRENLNLSAMESAGKKFVGEHDFRNFCKMDAANVHNYKRHVTSFEISPCYISFEGNQLCAIKIRGSAFLWHQVRCMVAVLFMIGQGLESIDVIESLLDTNGIPRKPQYNMAPEIPLVLQSCDFDGLKFTCSLDAGRDLRLHLRNECQVYQLQAAIFHEALLNCLPLANDQNSLRNGMVKKKASHIPLFSRPTEPTYEERRAKLDSRK, from the exons ATGTCCGAAGCCAAACAAGAACTCATCTCCAGCTTGCAGTCGCAATTAGAGGCTCTTCAAAACAGAGTTAAG GAATTAGAGGCTGATAATGCAAAGCTATTGTCAAAACTCTCTCTCTGTCGCTGTGAAAAG ATAGAGGATAAGGTTCATGATGGTGTTGAAGATGGCACGACTTTGGTTGAGGAAAATAGGAAGACGGAAAGTGGAGGTTGTAAGACtgggaaaaagaaagtaaaggaGAAAATGTCAG GAACTCTAAATCATCATTTCAAGAGATATGTTGCTCTAAAAGTCATGTATTTTGGTCAGAG GTTTTACGGTTTTGCTTCGGATGGGAATATGGAACCAACTGTGGAG TCTGAAATTTTCAAAGCTCTTGAGAAGACAAGACTTTTAGTTGCTGACAAGAAGGAATCACATTACTCGAGATGTGGCAGAACAGATAAGGGGGTTTCCTCTGTTGGGCAA GTAATTGCTATATATTTACGGTCAAACATCAAGGAATGTAATACAAACAACGCAAGTATGGGTGAAACTGTTCAAGAAGAACAAATAG AAGATGAAATTGATTATGTGAGAGTACTGAATCGAGTCCTCCCAAAAGATATTCGAGTTATGGGGTGGTCTCCTGCTCCAACTGATTTCAGTGCAAG GTTTAGCTGTATAAGTAGGAAatataaatactttttttggAGAGAAAATCTAAATCTGTCG GCTATGGAGAGTGCAGGAAAGAAATTTGTAGGGGAGCATGACTTCCGAAACTTCTGTAAAATGGATGCAGCAAATGTACACAACTATAAGCGGCATGTCACCTCATTTGAAATTTCTCCTTGTTATATCAG TTTTGAAGGCAATCAACTTTGTGCTATTAAGATTAGAGGTAGCGCTTTCTTGTGGCACCAGGTCAGGTGCATGGTTGCTGTACTGTTTATGATTGGCCAAGGTCTTGAATCCATTGAT GTAATAGAATCATTACTGGACACGAATGGGATACCAAGAAAACCTCAATACAATATGGCTCCAGAGATACCATTAGTTCTTCAATCCTGTGACTTTGACGGTCTCAAGTTTACTTGTTCATTAG ATGCTGGGCGCGATTTGCGCCTGCACTTGCGGAATGAATGTCAAGTGTATCAACTCCAAGCTGCAATCTTTCATGAGGCTCTTCTCAACTGTTTGCCTTTAGCTAATG aCCAGAACTCATTGAGAAATGGAATGGTCAAGAAGAAGGCTTCCCATATCCCCCTCTTTTCACGGCCAACTGAGC CAACATATGAGGAGAGACGTGCAAAATTGGactcaagaaaatga
- the LOC102614328 gene encoding probable F-actin-capping protein subunit beta yields MEAAMGLMRRMPPKHSETALSALLSLLPDHSSDLLSQVDQPLQVLLDEESGKEFILCEYNRDADSYRSPWSNKYHPPLEDALYPPAELRKLEIEANEVFAIYRDQYYEGGISSVYMWEDDNEGFVACFLIKKDGSKTAQGRRGHLEEGAWDAIHVIEVAPEEEGIARYCLTSTVMLSLTTDHESSGTFSLSGSIRRQMNMDLSVSEGHLCNMGKMIEEMEGKLRNSLDQVYFGKTKEMVCTLRPPSEVIMRLPDSTGL; encoded by the exons ATGGAGGCAGCAATGGGATTGATGAGAAGAATGCCGCCGAAGCACTCGGAAACAGCACTGTCTGCACTTCTCAGCCTCTTGCCTGATCACTCCTCCGATCTCCTCTCTCAAGTCGATCAGCCTCTCCAG GTTTTATTAGATGAGGAGAGCGGGAAAGAGTTCATTTTGTGTGAATACAACAGAGATGCTGATTCTTATag GTCTCCTTGGTCAAATAAGTACCATCCGCCATTGGAGGATGCACTGTACCCTCCTGCAGAGTTAAGGAAGCTTGAAATTGAAGCGAATGAAGTGTTTGCAATTTATCGTGACCA GTATTATGAAGGTGGTATTTCATCAGTTTACATGTGGGAAGATGATAATGAAGGATTTGTAGCTTGCTTTTTGATAAAGAAAG ATGGTTCAAAGACAGCACAGGGAAGAAGGGGACATTTGGAGGAGGGAGCCTGGGATGCTATACATGTTATAGAA gtGGCGCCAGAGGAAGAAGGAATAGCTCGTTATTGTTTAACTAGTACTGTCATGTTGTCTTTGACTACGGATCATGAGTCATCAGGCACATTCAGTTTGTCTGGATCAATTAGACGGCAG ATGAATATGGACCTCTCAGTTTCAGAGGGCCATCTTTGTAACATGGGAAAGATGATAGAAGAAATGGAGGGCAAACTGAGGAACTCACTAGATCAG GTTTATTTTGGGAAGACCAAAGAAATGGTTTGCACCCTACGACCACCATCTGAAGTGATAATGAGACTGCCAGACAGTACAGGCTTGTGA
- the LOC102614619 gene encoding co-chaperone protein p23-1-like, with protein sequence MSRHPTVKWAQRTDRVYITIDLPDAQDVKLKLEPEGKFFFSATSGPDKIPYEVDIDLYDKVDVNESKASVGLRNIHYLVKKAENKWWSRLLKQAGKPPVFLKVDWDKWIDEDEEGKDDKPPADMDFGDLDFSKMNMGGLDAEAAGGDENDESDTEEENEVGTTPAGNREAPPPSTSSEPDTKTA encoded by the exons ATGAG CCGGCATCCTACTGTGAAATGGGCCCAGAGGACTGACAGGGTCTACATAACCATTGACCTGCCTGATGCTCAAGATGTGAAGCTTAAATTGGAGCCTGAAGgaaaatttttcttctctgCTACCAGTGGACCAGATAAGATACCCTATGAAGTTGACATTGATTTGTACGACAAGGTTGATGTCAAT GAGAGCAAAGCTAGTGTTGGCTTGAGAAATATCCATTACCTTGTGAAAAAGGCAGAAAACAAATGGTGGAGCAGGCTGCTAAAGCAGGCGGGAAAACCTCCTGTATTTCTGAAAGTTGATTGGGATAAGTGGAttgatgaggatgaggaagggAAGGATGATAAAC CTCCAGCTGATATGGACTTCGGGGATCTTGACTTCTCT AAAATGAACATGGGAGGTCTTGATGCTGAAGCTGCCGGCGGTGATG AAAATGATGAGAGTGACACAGAAGAGGAGAATGAGGTGGGAACAACACCAGCAGGGAACAGGGAAGCACCACCACCATCTACTTCCAGTGAGCCTGATACCAAGACAGCTTGA
- the LOC102614912 gene encoding pentatricopeptide repeat-containing protein At1g34160, whose product MANLNALLQKCSSNVPVSHIHIKQLQAHLTTTGQFQSKLCPVRSKIIEFYALSPLNELAYAHALFRQINAPSTNDFNAILRGLAHSSKPTNAVLWYRQMLRGSHRSDALTCSFALKACARVLALFETLQIHSHVLRHGFLADALLGTTLLDVYAKVGEIVSAKKVFDEMGVRDIASWNALIAGLAQGNLASEAVDLFKRMKMEGVFKPNEVTVLGALAACGHLGAWKEGDKIHEYIREERLDMNVVVCNAVIDMYAKCGLLDKAFEVFDNIKCRKSLVTWNTMVMAFAVHGNGPRALELFEQMGRAGVKPDDVSYLAALCACNHAGLVDDGVRLFNSMANCGVKPNMKHYGSVVDLLGRAGRLQEACDIVKSVSMGTDMVLWQTLLGACQLYGDVEMAEIASRKLVEMGSNNCGDFVLLSNLYAAYERWDDVGRVRKAMKNRDVKKVPGFSYIEVGGVIHKFFTSDKSHVKWREIYEKLDEIMFKIKEYGYAAGTSCVLHDIGEEEKENALCYHSEKLAVAFGLISTSEATSIQVFKNLRICRDCHDVIKLISKVYNREIIVRDRVRFHRFKDGACSCKDYW is encoded by the coding sequence ATGGCCAATCTCAACGCACTGTTACAAAAATGCAGTAGTAATGTCCCAGTCTCTCACATTCACATAAAGCAACTACAAGCTCACCTTACTACCACCGGCCAATTCCAATCCAAATTGTGCCCCGTTCGATCCAAAATCATCGAATTTTACGCGCTTTCTCCTCTCAACGAGCTCGCTTACGCACACGCTTTGTTCCGCCAAATCAACGCGCCTTCCACCAACGACTTTAACGCTATCCTCCGAGGCCTCGCCCACTCTTCGAAACCCACGAACGCCGTCCTATGGTACCGCCAAATGTTACGCGGGTCCCACAGGTCCGACGCGCTCACGTGCTCGTTTGCTCTCAAAGCATGCGCGCGTGTCCTGGCTTTGTTTGAGACTTTACAGATTCATTCGCACGTTTTGCGTCATGGGTTCTTGGCTGATGCGTTGTTGGGTACTACTTTGTTGGATGTCTATGCGAAAGTTGGCGAGATTGTAAGTGCTAAGAaggtgtttgatgaaatgggTGTGAGAGACATTGCGTCGTGGAATGCGTTGATTGCTGGGTTGGCTCAGGGGAATTTGGCGAGTGAAGCAGTTGATTTGTTTAAGAGGATGAAAATGGAGGGTGTTTTTAAGCCTAATGAGGTTACGGTTCTGGGAGCTTTGGCGGCGTGTGGTCATTTGGGTGCTTGGAAAGAAGGAGACAAGATTCATGAATATATAAGAGAAGAGAGGCTTGATATGAATGTGGTAGTGTGCAATGCAGTAATTGATATGTATGCTAAGTGCGGGCTTCTGGATAAGGCGTTTGAAGTGTTTGATAATATCAAGTGTAGGAAGAGTCTTGTTACGTGGAATACTATGGTAATGGCGTTTGCAGTGCATGGAAATGGGCCTAGAGCCCTTGAGCTTTTTGAGCAAATGGGTCGTGCTGGGGTGAAGCCGGATGATGTCTCGTACTTGGCCGCATTATGTGCATGTAACCATGCAGGTTTAGTTGATGATGGTGTGAGGTTGTTTAATTCAATGGCGAATTGTGGAGTGAAACCTAATATGAAGCACTATGGGAGTGTGGTTGATTTGTTGGGCCGAGCTGGGAGGCTGCAAGAGGCTTGTGACATCGTAAAATCCGTATCAATGGGGACTGATATGGTACTTTGGCAGACATTGCTTGGCGCTTGCCAACTTTACGGCGATGTGGAAATGGCAGAAATCGCTTCAAGAAAGCTAGTAGAGATGGGTTCTAACAATTGTGGTGATTTTGTGCTGTTATCAAATCTTTATGCAGCATATGAGAGATGGGATGATGTGGGGAGGGTGAGGAAAGCCATGAAGAATAGGGACGTGAAAAAGGTGCCTGGCTTCAGCTACATTGAAGTTGGTGGTGTTATCCACAAGTTTTTCACCAGCGACAAGAGCCATGTAAAATGGAGGGAAATTTATGAGAAATTGGATGAGATTATGTTCAAGATTAAAGAGTATGGATATGCGGCAGGGACTAGTTGTGTATTGCACGATATAGGGGAAGAGGAGAAGGAGAATGCATTATGTTATCACAGCGAGAAGTTAGCTGTGGCTTTTGGTTTGATCAGTACAAGTGAGGCAACCTCAATTCAAGTGTTTAAGAACCTTAGGATATGCAGAGATTGTCATGATGTGATTAAGCTTATATCAAAGGTCTATAATCGGGAAATTATCGTTAGGGATCGAGTTCGGTTTCATAGATTCAAAGATGGTGCTTGTTCTTGCAAAGATTATTGGTGA
- the LOC102615791 gene encoding very-long-chain aldehyde decarbonylase GL1-9-like isoform X2 — protein sequence MLHTKKEEDEKNSVPLSAVVKGVLLQQLVQATVAQLLFMLTSKADASGITTQASIPVQILQIIIAMFVMDTWQYFVHRYMHQNKFLYRHIHSQHHRLVVPYAIGALYNHPLEGLLLDTLGGALSFLVSGMTARTAVIFFCFAVIKTVDDHSGLWLPGNIFHLFFQNNTAYHDVHHQLQGLKYNYSQPFFSIWDRLLGTHMPYHLVKLPEGGFEARLKKD from the exons AT GTTACATACTAAAAAGGAGGAAGATGAGAAGAACTCAGTGCCACTTTCTGCTGTGGTCAAGGGTGTTTTGCTTCAACAGCTCGTTCAGGCAACAGTCGCACAGTTACTTTTCATG TTGACCTCAAAGGCAGATGCATCCGGCATCACAACCCAGGCATCGATTCCTGTGCAGATTCTGCAGATTATCATCGCGATGTTTGTCATGGATACATGGCAGTACTTTGTGCACCGATATATGCATCAGAACAAATTCTTGTATCGTCATATCCACTCTCAGCACCATAGGCTGGTTGTTCCTTATGCAATCGGCGCCCTTTACAATCACCCTCTTGAGGGACTTTTGCTCGACACTTTGGGTGGAGCCCTCTCTTTTCTTGTCTCGGGAATGACTGCACGAACAGCCGTGATATTTTTCTGCTTTGCTGTGATTAAAACTGTTGATGATCACTCTGGGCTTTGGTTGCCTGGCAATATCTTCCACTTGTTCTTCCAGAACAACACCGCTTATCACGATGTCCACCATCAACTTCAGGGCTTGAAGTACAACTATTCTCAGCCATTCTTCTCAATATGGGATAGACTTCTTGGAACTCACATGCCTTACCATCTAGTAAAGCTACCTGAAGGAGGTTTTGAGGCTCGGCTAAAGAAAGACTAG
- the LOC102615791 gene encoding very-long-chain aldehyde decarbonylase GL1-9-like isoform X1 produces the protein MVFWEGYVSDEAMGTFAPIVVYWLYAGFYQMLPPLDNYRLHTKKEEDEKNSVPLSAVVKGVLLQQLVQATVAQLLFMLTSKADASGITTQASIPVQILQIIIAMFVMDTWQYFVHRYMHQNKFLYRHIHSQHHRLVVPYAIGALYNHPLEGLLLDTLGGALSFLVSGMTARTAVIFFCFAVIKTVDDHSGLWLPGNIFHLFFQNNTAYHDVHHQLQGLKYNYSQPFFSIWDRLLGTHMPYHLVKLPEGGFEARLKKD, from the exons ATGGTGTTCTGGGAAGGATATGTGAGTGATGAAGCAATGGGGACATTTGCTCCAATAGTAGTGTATTGGTTATATGCAGGGTTTTATCAAATGTTACCTCCTTTGGATAATTACAGGTTACATACTAAAAAGGAGGAAGATGAGAAGAACTCAGTGCCACTTTCTGCTGTGGTCAAGGGTGTTTTGCTTCAACAGCTCGTTCAGGCAACAGTCGCACAGTTACTTTTCATG TTGACCTCAAAGGCAGATGCATCCGGCATCACAACCCAGGCATCGATTCCTGTGCAGATTCTGCAGATTATCATCGCGATGTTTGTCATGGATACATGGCAGTACTTTGTGCACCGATATATGCATCAGAACAAATTCTTGTATCGTCATATCCACTCTCAGCACCATAGGCTGGTTGTTCCTTATGCAATCGGCGCCCTTTACAATCACCCTCTTGAGGGACTTTTGCTCGACACTTTGGGTGGAGCCCTCTCTTTTCTTGTCTCGGGAATGACTGCACGAACAGCCGTGATATTTTTCTGCTTTGCTGTGATTAAAACTGTTGATGATCACTCTGGGCTTTGGTTGCCTGGCAATATCTTCCACTTGTTCTTCCAGAACAACACCGCTTATCACGATGTCCACCATCAACTTCAGGGCTTGAAGTACAACTATTCTCAGCCATTCTTCTCAATATGGGATAGACTTCTTGGAACTCACATGCCTTACCATCTAGTAAAGCTACCTGAAGGAGGTTTTGAGGCTCGGCTAAAGAAAGACTAG